Proteins encoded together in one Terriglobus saanensis SP1PR4 window:
- a CDS encoding ABC transporter permease produces the protein MSDRARTFMARWSALFGQRRAESSLDEELRTHLEMLAEKYEQAGMSSREAAQAARRQFGNTTLLKQRQREARTTMFFANTSRDLRYGVRQLAKTPVFTIVCVLTLALGVGANTAVFSVMHAVLIKMLPVQDASRVFYVHTTGWPDGASQTGEGSTSFSYPVYRALRERSGLQQVMAFIPMSSSGKAAVRVGTVPEEAAGDMVSGNYFSGLGVGTELGRGFVEKDEDDHTPVVVISESFWTTHYARSRDVLGKPLYIKSIPFTIVGVAAKGFEGTEGSRPLEFWIPLQSRPEFNAWGNPAENGMYLTKQNFWCMKLMVRAASGGSREQVVARAQAVFEQAAYIGVRPKRAGDETYQLSFTEAKQFDSQDDSFARSLKILMAMVGLVLLIAMSNVIMLLMARNANRQREFSVRLALGAGRREMFLQLLTESVLLVTLGGIAAWAFALGATHALGSWAHIESNLQPDGTVLWFTLSVLFLLALVFGLAPLRAAMSGGSDMVVRSSATVSQSSSQKMRVGNAVIVTQIAMCVVLLVGAGLLLGTLRNLLNTPLGQKPQGLLVFGIHPQHADTKEESIAFFVNLQQRLRTIPGVESVSMASNRPGSGWSNNNGGLLVDGHKPNGIEPGQANYRGNVVGADYFRTMGVQVIQGRDFSDADSPAAPKTVIVNETFAKKYLGNLNAVGHVLSDPKGTDPTLIIGVVKDHKYTGITEETRPMLWTVFTQGGAVNQLNIEMRVPGNPMAMLPAVRKVITQIDPDMPLLEPTTQSAVFEQSISQQALFARLAGCFGVLAVVLIATGLYGTLAYRVSRRSAEIGVRMALGAQRSQVVWMVLRGSLLLCAAGVVLGVPLAMAAGKGLESSLYGMKSLDPASYLMAIVGVALVALLASAVPAGRAANVDPLSALRSE, from the coding sequence ATGTCCGACCGCGCGCGGACGTTCATGGCTCGATGGTCGGCGCTTTTCGGCCAACGCCGCGCCGAGAGCTCTCTGGACGAAGAGCTGCGCACCCATCTGGAGATGCTCGCAGAAAAGTATGAACAAGCGGGCATGAGCTCCAGGGAAGCCGCACAAGCGGCACGACGACAGTTTGGAAATACGACTTTGCTGAAACAGCGGCAGAGAGAAGCGAGGACAACGATGTTCTTTGCAAATACTTCGCGAGATTTACGGTATGGCGTACGGCAACTGGCAAAGACGCCTGTGTTCACCATCGTCTGTGTGCTGACACTTGCGTTGGGCGTGGGTGCCAACACAGCCGTCTTCAGCGTGATGCATGCGGTGCTCATCAAGATGCTGCCCGTGCAGGACGCTTCGCGTGTTTTCTATGTACATACAACGGGGTGGCCAGACGGTGCCTCACAGACCGGTGAAGGGAGCACCTCCTTTTCCTATCCCGTGTATCGGGCTTTGCGAGAGCGGAGCGGGTTGCAGCAGGTGATGGCTTTCATTCCCATGTCCTCGAGCGGGAAAGCGGCTGTACGCGTTGGCACAGTACCGGAGGAGGCTGCGGGCGACATGGTGAGCGGCAACTATTTCAGTGGGCTTGGTGTCGGTACTGAGTTGGGCCGCGGCTTTGTCGAGAAGGACGAGGACGACCACACTCCCGTCGTCGTTATCAGCGAGAGCTTCTGGACGACGCACTATGCGCGTAGCCGCGACGTGCTCGGAAAACCGCTTTATATCAAGTCCATTCCGTTCACCATCGTGGGCGTTGCCGCGAAGGGATTCGAAGGCACCGAAGGAAGTCGGCCACTGGAGTTCTGGATACCTCTCCAGAGCAGGCCGGAGTTCAATGCCTGGGGCAACCCGGCAGAAAACGGCATGTACCTGACGAAGCAAAACTTCTGGTGTATGAAGCTAATGGTGCGCGCCGCATCGGGAGGGAGCCGTGAGCAGGTCGTGGCGCGGGCGCAGGCAGTCTTTGAGCAGGCAGCGTATATCGGCGTGCGACCGAAGCGCGCAGGAGACGAAACGTACCAGCTCTCCTTCACGGAAGCGAAGCAGTTCGACAGCCAGGACGACTCCTTCGCTCGCTCATTGAAGATCCTGATGGCGATGGTCGGTCTCGTTCTGCTGATCGCCATGAGCAATGTCATCATGCTTCTGATGGCACGTAATGCAAACCGACAACGGGAGTTCAGCGTGCGCCTCGCTCTCGGCGCAGGTCGGCGGGAGATGTTTCTGCAGCTTCTCACCGAAAGCGTTCTGCTCGTCACCCTCGGCGGCATCGCCGCATGGGCGTTCGCTCTCGGTGCGACGCACGCCCTCGGATCGTGGGCGCACATTGAATCGAATCTCCAGCCGGATGGAACGGTCCTGTGGTTCACCCTGAGCGTGCTCTTCCTGCTGGCCCTTGTCTTCGGACTCGCCCCGTTGCGGGCTGCGATGTCCGGCGGCTCGGATATGGTCGTCCGCAGCTCCGCCACGGTTTCACAGTCGAGTTCGCAGAAGATGCGCGTTGGCAATGCGGTCATCGTCACGCAGATCGCCATGTGCGTCGTCCTTCTGGTCGGCGCGGGACTGCTCCTTGGCACTCTGCGAAATCTGCTGAATACACCTCTGGGGCAAAAGCCACAGGGCCTGCTCGTCTTTGGCATACATCCCCAACATGCCGATACCAAAGAGGAGAGCATCGCCTTCTTCGTCAATCTTCAGCAGAGACTCCGCACGATTCCCGGCGTGGAGAGCGTCTCCATGGCATCCAATCGGCCCGGCTCGGGATGGTCCAACAACAACGGTGGCCTCCTTGTGGACGGACACAAACCGAATGGGATCGAACCGGGACAGGCAAATTATCGGGGAAACGTAGTCGGTGCGGACTACTTTCGCACCATGGGTGTACAGGTGATTCAGGGGCGGGATTTCTCCGATGCGGACTCCCCGGCCGCTCCAAAGACTGTCATCGTGAATGAAACCTTTGCGAAGAAGTATCTGGGCAACCTGAACGCCGTCGGCCATGTCCTTAGCGATCCAAAGGGCACCGACCCGACCCTCATCATCGGCGTCGTGAAGGACCACAAGTACACCGGCATTACCGAGGAGACGAGGCCCATGCTTTGGACCGTCTTCACGCAGGGTGGCGCTGTCAACCAGCTCAATATCGAGATGCGTGTTCCTGGAAACCCCATGGCGATGTTGCCTGCAGTGCGCAAGGTGATCACTCAGATCGATCCCGACATGCCCTTACTCGAACCTACGACCCAGAGCGCGGTCTTTGAGCAATCGATCTCGCAACAGGCTCTCTTTGCCCGTCTCGCAGGCTGCTTCGGTGTCCTGGCCGTTGTGCTCATCGCAACCGGTCTCTACGGAACGCTCGCGTATCGCGTCAGCCGCCGTAGCGCGGAGATTGGCGTGCGCATGGCCCTTGGAGCGCAACGTTCGCAGGTAGTGTGGATGGTGCTGCGCGGAAGTCTGCTCTTGTGCGCGGCAGGTGTGGTCCTGGGTGTGCCGCTCGCAATGGCCGCCGGTAAAGGTCTGGAAAGCTCACTCTACGGAATGAAGTCCCTGGATCCGGCGAGCTACCTTATGGCGATTGTGGGGGTTGCTCTCGTAGCCCTGCTGGCAAGCGCGGTACCCGCAGGACGCGCTGCGAACGTAGATCCCCTGAGTGCCTTGCGGTCGGAGTAA
- a CDS encoding metal-dependent transcriptional regulator → MKTVEASRKSSESIDDYLKAILALGGSAERRVQSKELAARLSVAPASITNMLQRLAAERQPLVAYQRHKGVTLSAAGKKRALEIVRHHRLIETFLHKILDYPVNKVHDEAERLEHFISEEFEERIAAKLGDPQIDPHGRCIPRLDGSMPTAHGPNCQCGN, encoded by the coding sequence GTGAAAACTGTTGAAGCAAGTCGAAAGAGCAGCGAATCGATCGACGATTATTTAAAGGCAATCCTCGCTCTCGGCGGCTCCGCGGAACGTCGCGTACAAAGCAAAGAACTTGCCGCGCGACTCTCCGTAGCGCCCGCTTCGATCACAAATATGCTCCAACGCCTTGCTGCGGAACGTCAGCCTCTCGTCGCATACCAACGTCACAAAGGCGTGACGTTATCTGCCGCAGGGAAGAAAAGGGCACTGGAAATTGTGCGACATCACCGGCTCATCGAAACTTTTCTGCACAAAATTCTCGACTACCCTGTGAATAAAGTGCACGACGAAGCCGAACGCCTGGAGCACTTTATTTCGGAAGAGTTTGAAGAACGGATCGCGGCCAAGCTCGGAGATCCGCAGATCGACCCGCACGGCCGCTGTATCCCCCGCCTGGACGGCTCCATGCCGACCGCACATGGCCCGAACTGCCAGTGCGGTAACTGA
- a CDS encoding TonB-dependent receptor plug domain-containing protein, whose product MTFSVSPANGCFVKVISNGFRERTLPISADAPPTEIRLVATAGDTEVTVSSESASFETSSPTAHALLNQEEIAALPSFNRATGFTDLITRTTPGVAADANGFAHPLGEHADTSISLDGQPITDQQAKVFSNQIDPSIIRSLTATTGAPGVEFGDKTSLVIEVSTRSGIGQRLAGELSSDYGSFGTSGHGFTLAAGNKRWGSFLALNGSDSGRFLDTPEIRPFHDHGNSSGGFDRIDWRPNERNAVHLNLGAGRSWFQTPNSYDAQAAGQDQRSQIRNVNAALGWSHVFTPELMGMVVGFYRHDEAQYFPTANALADATATLAQNRTLTNTGFRADVIYAKGAHTVKIGGSYWHTPLHERFDVGLTDPLFNAVCLSTDGDPVPALSVRSMSECARAGFLANPDFLPNLLPYDLSRGGTQYHFNQGAEIVEGAVYGQDEIKFGRLLLNVGLRYDVYNGLSRGRQIEPRLGAGWRTPGSRTLLRASYARLYETPYNENLIFASESSANTSGTNPFASFRSEPVRPGTRNQFNVGFAQNFGRHLSVDADYYWKFTHTAFDFDTLFGTPITFSVAWRKSKIDGLALRLNFNDFHGLSAYSVMGHVRSRFFTPAVGGLIFNSVPASPVFRIDHGEEFEQTTNLRYQLPARILKEHRPWIAGTWRYNSGLALPNTVPVYTDALQLTADEQAQMGLYCGNDLATPQHAIRQCSPDAFGAARVRIPAFGMQNDDRNPVRVSPRTLLDFSAGEDELFHVERAAIGVRFSVLNATNKIALYNFLSPFSGTHFVPPRSYQLGLRVTF is encoded by the coding sequence GTGACCTTTTCGGTCTCCCCGGCGAATGGCTGCTTTGTGAAGGTAATCTCCAATGGATTTCGGGAGCGTACTCTTCCGATCTCGGCGGATGCACCGCCAACAGAAATTCGACTGGTGGCGACGGCTGGCGACACAGAGGTTACGGTGTCCTCGGAGAGCGCTTCCTTCGAAACAAGCTCGCCCACAGCGCATGCCCTCCTTAATCAGGAAGAGATCGCGGCACTTCCGAGTTTTAATCGGGCAACTGGTTTTACGGACCTGATCACGCGCACTACACCTGGCGTTGCGGCTGATGCGAACGGGTTTGCGCATCCTCTTGGCGAACATGCCGACACATCGATCTCCCTCGATGGGCAACCGATTACGGACCAGCAGGCCAAGGTCTTTTCGAACCAGATCGACCCGAGCATCATCCGGTCGCTGACTGCGACGACGGGCGCTCCGGGTGTTGAGTTTGGAGACAAGACAAGCCTGGTCATCGAAGTGAGTACACGGTCAGGGATTGGGCAGAGATTAGCGGGCGAGCTTTCGAGTGACTACGGCAGCTTCGGCACTTCGGGGCACGGATTCACACTGGCGGCAGGCAATAAGCGTTGGGGAAGTTTTCTTGCCTTGAACGGCAGCGATTCAGGACGTTTTCTGGATACACCGGAGATTCGGCCATTCCACGATCATGGCAACAGCTCCGGTGGCTTCGACCGGATTGACTGGCGTCCGAACGAAAGAAATGCGGTGCACTTGAACCTTGGGGCAGGACGGTCATGGTTTCAGACGCCGAACAGCTACGACGCGCAGGCTGCGGGACAGGACCAGCGCAGCCAGATCCGGAACGTCAATGCGGCCTTGGGTTGGAGCCACGTCTTTACCCCGGAGTTGATGGGAATGGTCGTAGGGTTCTACCGGCACGACGAGGCGCAGTATTTCCCTACCGCGAATGCCCTGGCCGACGCGACCGCAACGTTGGCACAGAATCGGACGCTGACGAACACTGGCTTTCGCGCCGATGTGATCTACGCAAAGGGTGCGCATACGGTGAAGATTGGTGGCAGTTATTGGCATACGCCGTTGCACGAACGGTTCGATGTGGGGTTAACCGATCCACTCTTCAACGCCGTCTGTCTCAGTACGGATGGCGATCCTGTTCCCGCTCTTTCTGTTCGTTCGATGAGCGAGTGCGCACGGGCCGGGTTCCTTGCGAATCCTGATTTTCTACCGAACCTGCTGCCGTATGACCTTTCACGTGGAGGAACACAGTACCACTTCAATCAAGGGGCAGAGATTGTAGAGGGCGCGGTTTACGGCCAGGACGAGATCAAGTTTGGGCGGCTACTTCTGAACGTCGGTCTGCGTTACGACGTCTACAACGGTCTCAGCCGAGGAAGACAGATCGAACCGCGCCTGGGCGCTGGATGGCGAACTCCGGGAAGCCGCACGCTTCTGCGGGCCTCGTATGCGCGCTTGTATGAGACGCCGTATAACGAAAACCTGATCTTCGCGAGCGAATCCTCTGCGAACACTTCGGGAACGAATCCATTCGCAAGCTTCCGTTCTGAGCCAGTACGGCCCGGGACGCGGAACCAGTTCAACGTGGGCTTTGCGCAGAACTTTGGACGACACCTGAGCGTCGATGCGGACTATTACTGGAAGTTCACGCATACGGCCTTCGACTTCGATACGCTCTTCGGTACGCCGATCACCTTCAGCGTGGCCTGGCGCAAGTCCAAGATCGACGGCCTGGCGCTGCGTTTGAACTTCAATGATTTTCATGGACTGAGTGCATACAGCGTGATGGGGCATGTACGTTCGCGATTCTTTACGCCTGCGGTGGGTGGCTTGATCTTCAACAGCGTGCCTGCCAGTCCGGTGTTTCGCATCGACCATGGAGAAGAGTTCGAGCAGACAACGAATCTTCGCTATCAACTTCCCGCACGCATTCTGAAAGAACATCGTCCGTGGATTGCAGGAACGTGGCGATACAACAGCGGTCTCGCGCTTCCGAATACGGTTCCGGTTTACACCGATGCTCTGCAACTCACGGCAGATGAACAAGCCCAGATGGGGCTTTACTGCGGCAATGATTTGGCGACGCCACAGCATGCCATTCGGCAATGCAGCCCAGATGCGTTTGGGGCAGCGCGTGTGCGGATTCCAGCGTTCGGCATGCAGAATGACGATCGCAATCCGGTGCGTGTTTCGCCACGGACTTTACTGGATTTTTCGGCTGGCGAGGATGAATTGTTCCACGTGGAACGAGCAGCGATAGGCGTTCGCTTCTCTGTGCTCAATGCGACGAACAAAATCGCGCTGTACAACTTCCTTTCACCCTTCAGCGGAACGCACTTTGTACCGCCGAGAAGTTACCAATTGGGATTGCGTGTCACGTTTTGA
- a CDS encoding Fe-S-containing protein, which yields MLQAFIVTLREGVEAALIIGIVFAYLNKIGRNELKKTVFWGLGSAVLASILTAVVIAKLEVNTDIFEGWVMLLAAFFVVSMIWVMHKAAKGLKGEIEGKISRLAASPSAKLGLFFFVFLMVLREGVETVLILAAVSLNSSELMSFMGTLLGLAVSVVFGVMFARGSLRVNLGRFFKVTTVILYFVAFQLIVSGLHELSENGVLPSNKAEMRLIGPIVRNDLFFFITMLALAGIMMLMEYKRRNGVAIDATATAADRRKAEWTARRERMWMTAVCAASFLFIFITTAEFIYAKSTTSLSPAKAVVLTGSQVAVPLAEVNDDQLHRYSVVVDTDSGAKTVRFLLYRKPDGNVVSVADACQICGPVGFYIGPQGITCKMCASPLVPQSMGQAGGCNPVPLKSSQAGGEVMIAGSDLKTLAARFGA from the coding sequence ATGTTGCAAGCATTTATCGTCACGCTGCGCGAGGGTGTTGAAGCGGCGCTGATTATTGGGATTGTCTTCGCCTACCTGAACAAAATTGGTCGTAACGAGCTGAAAAAGACCGTCTTCTGGGGACTTGGATCGGCGGTTCTGGCTTCGATTCTGACGGCGGTCGTTATCGCCAAACTGGAAGTGAACACAGACATCTTCGAAGGCTGGGTCATGTTGCTGGCGGCGTTCTTCGTCGTGAGCATGATCTGGGTGATGCACAAGGCAGCGAAAGGTCTGAAAGGCGAGATCGAGGGGAAGATCTCTCGACTGGCTGCGAGTCCTTCGGCAAAGCTGGGACTTTTCTTCTTCGTCTTTCTGATGGTGCTGCGCGAAGGCGTGGAGACGGTGCTGATCCTGGCAGCCGTTTCGCTAAATTCCTCCGAGTTGATGAGTTTTATGGGAACGCTGCTCGGCCTGGCCGTGAGCGTGGTCTTCGGCGTGATGTTCGCGCGCGGAAGTCTGCGCGTAAACCTGGGACGGTTTTTCAAAGTGACGACGGTCATTCTTTACTTCGTCGCGTTTCAGTTGATCGTCTCCGGTCTGCACGAGTTGAGTGAGAACGGCGTTCTCCCCTCGAATAAGGCGGAGATGCGGTTGATCGGGCCGATTGTCCGCAACGATCTCTTCTTCTTCATCACCATGCTGGCGCTGGCCGGCATCATGATGCTGATGGAATACAAGCGGCGCAACGGCGTAGCGATTGACGCCACAGCGACTGCTGCCGACCGACGCAAAGCGGAGTGGACAGCACGGCGCGAGCGGATGTGGATGACCGCGGTCTGCGCCGCGAGCTTCCTCTTTATCTTTATTACGACTGCGGAGTTTATCTACGCGAAGAGCACCACTTCTCTCTCCCCGGCAAAGGCCGTTGTACTGACGGGAAGCCAGGTGGCTGTGCCTCTTGCTGAGGTGAACGACGATCAGCTGCATCGCTACTCGGTGGTGGTGGATACGGACTCCGGTGCGAAGACGGTACGGTTCCTGCTGTATCGCAAGCCGGACGGAAATGTGGTCTCCGTCGCCGATGCCTGCCAGATCTGCGGTCCGGTAGGTTTCTACATCGGGCCGCAGGGGATTACGTGCAAGATGTGCGCCTCTCCCCTGGTGCCTCAGTCGATGGGTCAGGCAGGCGGGTGCAATCCCGTGCCATTGAAGAGTTCGCAGGCGGGCGGAGAAGTAATGATCGCGGGCAGCGATCTGAAGACCCTCGCTGCTCGGTTCGGGGCTTAG
- a CDS encoding ABC transporter ATP-binding protein: MKENAQSSAGVISLTKVSREYRGQAGVVRALDDATFSIAAGEWVAITGPSGSGKSTLVNLLGCLDRPTSGTLLIDGEDVKTMAPSALDRFRADKIGFVFQQFHLIPYLSALENVMLAQYFHSITNRDEALESLAKVGLADRAEHLPSELSGGEQQRVCIARALINEPPILLADEPTGNLDAANQEIVAELLRGLHRAGHTIVMVTHDPAMAGLAQRKIALSHGKVFCSPSTPLITLR; encoded by the coding sequence ATGAAAGAAAACGCACAGAGTTCCGCCGGAGTCATCTCGCTGACGAAGGTGAGTCGCGAGTATCGCGGACAGGCCGGTGTAGTGCGGGCTTTGGATGATGCGACCTTCTCGATTGCGGCTGGAGAATGGGTCGCGATTACGGGCCCCTCGGGCTCCGGCAAATCAACACTGGTCAATCTGCTGGGGTGTCTCGACCGGCCGACCAGCGGGACGCTCCTTATCGATGGCGAAGATGTGAAGACGATGGCGCCTTCTGCTCTCGATCGCTTTCGCGCAGACAAGATCGGGTTCGTCTTTCAGCAGTTCCACCTGATTCCCTACCTCTCGGCGCTGGAAAATGTGATGCTGGCGCAGTATTTCCACTCCATCACGAACCGCGACGAAGCGCTGGAGTCTCTGGCGAAGGTTGGGCTGGCGGATCGTGCGGAGCATCTGCCGAGTGAGCTCTCCGGTGGAGAGCAGCAGAGGGTTTGTATCGCGCGGGCGCTGATCAATGAGCCACCGATTCTTCTAGCGGATGAACCTACTGGGAACCTCGACGCAGCGAACCAGGAGATTGTGGCGGAGTTGCTGCGTGGTTTACATCGCGCGGGGCACACGATTGTGATGGTGACGCACGACCCTGCCATGGCAGGCCTAGCGCAGAGGAAGATCGCTCTGAGCCATGGCAAGGTTTTCTGCAGTCCCTCTACTCCCTTGATCACGCTGCGGTAG
- a CDS encoding ABC transporter permease, with product MRGLLLRSLKHKPGRIAAAALGLTVSAAIATAMLTLSLDITEKLHHEFRSFGANVVVTTADKAAFPEDALTKVQSAAGSDAVAAPFAYAVMKTDRGTDVVVAGTDFGAVKKLDSWWQLAAWPAAANDSLLGEKAAQFIDNKNDVKLSYDGRSLLLHGVGQLKTGGEEESRIYISLETFESFAHVTPSVIEVRVGGDAAAVEAAAERMRTSLPGMTVTPVRQLVDSESRIVSRMRTLLLASVVLIALTVGVAVLATMSASVLERRRDFALMQALGSRRNQILALFVAEAMAIAVVGVVAGYFLGSLAAWGIGELNFHTATLPRAGVLPVVFVMNLLIAFVAAMLPARALRALQPAALLRGE from the coding sequence ATGCGAGGACTATTGCTGCGCTCGCTGAAGCATAAGCCCGGAAGAATTGCAGCGGCGGCGTTGGGGCTGACGGTTTCTGCGGCGATTGCCACAGCGATGCTGACGCTTTCCCTCGATATTACGGAAAAGCTGCACCATGAGTTCCGCAGCTTTGGCGCAAACGTTGTGGTGACGACTGCGGACAAGGCTGCGTTTCCAGAGGATGCTCTCACCAAGGTCCAGAGTGCTGCCGGAAGCGATGCTGTGGCCGCGCCGTTTGCCTATGCCGTGATGAAGACGGATCGTGGCACGGACGTTGTCGTGGCAGGAACGGACTTTGGCGCGGTAAAGAAGCTGGACTCGTGGTGGCAGTTGGCCGCGTGGCCTGCGGCGGCGAACGATTCCCTTCTGGGCGAAAAGGCCGCACAGTTTATCGACAATAAGAACGATGTGAAGCTGAGTTATGACGGGCGCTCGCTGTTGCTGCATGGCGTCGGGCAGTTGAAGACGGGCGGCGAGGAAGAGAGCCGCATCTATATCTCGCTGGAGACGTTTGAAAGTTTCGCGCATGTTACGCCGAGCGTGATTGAAGTGCGCGTCGGTGGGGACGCGGCTGCGGTCGAGGCTGCTGCGGAGCGGATGCGGACGAGTCTGCCGGGAATGACCGTCACACCGGTTAGGCAACTTGTAGATTCGGAGAGCCGGATCGTGAGCCGCATGCGTACGCTGCTGTTGGCCTCCGTGGTATTGATCGCTCTGACGGTGGGCGTGGCGGTACTCGCTACGATGTCGGCTTCGGTGCTGGAACGACGTCGCGACTTTGCACTGATGCAAGCGCTGGGAAGTCGACGGAACCAGATCCTGGCGTTGTTCGTTGCAGAGGCGATGGCAATCGCCGTTGTGGGCGTGGTTGCCGGATATTTCTTAGGCTCGCTGGCGGCCTGGGGCATTGGTGAGCTGAACTTTCATACTGCGACGTTGCCGCGCGCAGGTGTGCTTCCCGTGGTGTTTGTGATGAATCTGCTGATTGCGTTTGTGGCCGCGATGCTTCCCGCGCGAGCGTTGCGCGCTCTCCAACCCGCTGCCCTGCTGCGGGGTGAGTGA
- a CDS encoding ABC transporter permease: protein MFVRLLWESFRRQKRRKALAGVAILMGVTVVTSMLALATSIGDRIHKELESYGANIVVTPLAETLQVNIGGVSVKPTTGGVGLREADLAKLKTIFWANNINGVSPELPVSLHAGDATVPAVGMWFASRNGKAAAAAMHPWWKLNGAWPAKDDEVVVGSSLATRLGVKTGSTIGAMRVVGLVTTGDETDGEVLMPLSAAQALAGTPGAVGRVLVGARTRPEDAFARENPDTLSPKKKELWYCRPYANSIAYQIAEALPGARAEQIRKVEQSQGQVLRRISGLMWLIGLGALIAAGFAVSAAMATAVLERRGEIGLMRSLGASQGRIAALFYTESALLATMGGCVGFLLGSLLAGWMGRRIFEDTAGGLLVNLALLPAVVGVAVLVAFAGSTPSIRSALRMDPSATLRADA from the coding sequence ATGTTTGTTCGCCTTCTGTGGGAGAGTTTTCGGCGGCAGAAGCGGCGCAAGGCGCTGGCGGGCGTGGCGATCCTGATGGGCGTGACCGTGGTGACTTCGATGCTGGCGCTGGCGACCTCCATCGGCGACCGCATCCACAAAGAGCTTGAGAGCTACGGCGCGAATATCGTGGTGACGCCGCTGGCCGAGACCCTGCAGGTCAATATCGGCGGAGTCAGCGTAAAGCCCACCACAGGCGGGGTCGGCCTGCGCGAGGCCGATCTGGCGAAGCTGAAGACGATCTTCTGGGCGAACAATATTAATGGAGTTTCCCCGGAGCTTCCGGTTTCTCTGCATGCCGGAGACGCGACGGTGCCTGCGGTGGGAATGTGGTTTGCCTCCAGGAATGGCAAGGCCGCTGCGGCGGCGATGCATCCGTGGTGGAAGCTGAATGGCGCGTGGCCTGCCAAGGACGATGAGGTGGTCGTGGGCTCTTCGCTCGCAACCAGGTTAGGTGTGAAGACCGGCTCCACGATTGGCGCAATGCGCGTCGTTGGCCTGGTGACGACCGGCGATGAGACAGATGGCGAAGTGTTGATGCCGCTTTCTGCGGCACAGGCGCTCGCTGGAACACCCGGTGCCGTTGGTCGCGTTCTGGTGGGCGCGCGGACGCGGCCTGAGGATGCTTTCGCACGGGAGAATCCGGACACGCTTTCGCCCAAGAAAAAAGAGCTCTGGTACTGCAGGCCGTATGCGAATTCCATTGCCTACCAGATCGCAGAGGCGCTTCCGGGGGCGCGTGCGGAGCAGATTCGCAAGGTGGAGCAGAGCCAGGGGCAGGTGCTGCGACGGATCTCGGGACTGATGTGGCTGATCGGCCTGGGCGCATTGATTGCTGCAGGGTTTGCAGTATCGGCCGCCATGGCTACTGCGGTGTTGGAACGGCGCGGCGAGATTGGGTTGATGCGCTCGCTCGGCGCCAGCCAGGGACGGATTGCAGCCTTGTTTTATACGGAAAGCGCGTTGCTGGCGACGATGGGCGGATGCGTTGGGTTTCTGTTGGGATCGCTGCTGGCGGGATGGATGGGGCGACGCATCTTTGAGGACACGGCTGGTGGCTTGCTTGTGAATCTTGCACTCTTGCCCGCTGTCGTTGGAGTGGCGGTGCTGGTGGCGTTTGCGGGAAGCACGCCTTCGATCCGGTCGGCGCTGCGGATGGATCCTTCGGCGACGCTGCGGGCGGATGCCTGA